Proteins encoded in a region of the Bradyrhizobium sp. CB3481 genome:
- the panB gene encoding 3-methyl-2-oxobutanoate hydroxymethyltransferase: MSVQSAVRRKTAPDIRARKNGEPIVMLTSYHAHTAALVDRHCDVILVGDSLGNVMHGFETTVPVTLDMMILQGRAVMRGSKHALVVVDMPFGSYEASKEQAFHSAVRILKETQCGAVKLEGGERMAETIAFLSERGVPVMGHIGLTPQSINTLGSFRAQGRDKGSWEPILRDAQAIADAGAFSVVIEAVAEPLARKITESIAIPTIGIGASVACDGQVLVLEDMLGLSPRTPKFVRRYGDLGPAIEAAIKGYADDVRSRAFPRPEHVYEMKKS; encoded by the coding sequence ATGTCGGTTCAATCTGCCGTCAGGCGCAAGACTGCGCCTGACATCCGCGCGCGCAAGAATGGCGAGCCGATCGTGATGCTGACGTCGTACCACGCGCATACCGCTGCGCTGGTGGACCGCCATTGCGACGTCATTCTGGTCGGCGATTCCCTCGGCAATGTCATGCATGGCTTCGAGACCACCGTGCCGGTGACGCTGGACATGATGATCCTGCAGGGGCGCGCGGTGATGCGGGGCTCGAAGCACGCGCTCGTCGTGGTCGACATGCCGTTCGGCTCCTATGAAGCCTCCAAGGAGCAGGCGTTTCATTCCGCCGTGCGGATATTGAAGGAGACGCAGTGCGGCGCGGTGAAGCTCGAAGGCGGCGAGCGAATGGCGGAAACGATCGCGTTTCTGTCCGAGCGCGGCGTGCCGGTCATGGGCCACATCGGATTGACGCCGCAATCGATCAACACGCTCGGCTCGTTCCGCGCGCAGGGACGCGACAAGGGCAGTTGGGAGCCGATCCTGAGGGATGCCCAGGCGATTGCGGACGCCGGGGCGTTTTCGGTTGTGATCGAGGCGGTCGCCGAGCCGCTGGCGCGGAAGATCACCGAGAGCATCGCCATTCCGACCATCGGCATCGGCGCCAGCGTGGCCTGCGATGGACAGGTGCTGGTGCTGGAAGACATGCTCGGCCTGTCGCCGCGGACGCCGAAGTTCGTGCGCCGCTATGGCGATCTCGGCCCCGCGATCGAGGCGGCAATCAAAGGCTATGCCGATGACGTCCGCTCTCGCGCGTTTCCAAGACCCGAACACGTCTACGAGATGAAAAAGAGCTGA
- a CDS encoding tetratricopeptide repeat protein, with translation MSELFDEVDEEVRREQLKKLWDKYSIYIIAAMILIVAAVGGWRGYQYLEAKKAAEAGAAFDKAVELSEANKHAEAEAAFADLVAKAPFGYRVLSRLRLAAEIANRDAPAAAKMYDEIAADRSVGAADQDLARIRAAQLLLESTSYPNMKERLEAAAAPGATFRHTARELLALSAWRANDAAATRQWLDMIANDGETPPSLRSRAEALQALLPPVAKS, from the coding sequence GTGTCTGAATTATTTGATGAAGTTGACGAGGAAGTACGTCGCGAACAGCTCAAGAAGCTGTGGGACAAATATTCGATCTACATCATTGCCGCGATGATTTTGATCGTCGCCGCCGTGGGTGGCTGGCGCGGCTACCAGTATCTGGAAGCCAAGAAGGCGGCCGAGGCGGGCGCGGCCTTCGACAAGGCGGTCGAGCTTTCGGAGGCGAACAAGCATGCCGAGGCTGAAGCTGCTTTCGCCGACCTCGTCGCCAAGGCGCCGTTCGGTTACCGCGTGCTGTCGCGATTGCGCCTCGCGGCGGAGATCGCCAATCGCGATGCGCCGGCAGCGGCCAAGATGTACGACGAGATCGCTGCCGATCGCAGCGTCGGCGCCGCCGACCAGGATCTGGCGCGCATTCGTGCGGCCCAACTGCTGCTGGAAAGCACCAGCTATCCGAACATGAAGGAACGCCTCGAGGCGGCGGCTGCGCCGGGGGCGACCTTCCGCCATACCGCGCGCGAATTGCTGGCGCTGTCGGCGTGGCGCGCCAACGATGCCGCGGCGACGCGGCAATGGCTGGACATGATTGCCAATGACGGCGAAACGCCGCCGAGCCTGCGCTCGCGTGCCGAAGCGCTGCAGGCCCTGCTGCCGCCGGTCGCCAAGAGCTAA
- the sugE gene encoding quaternary ammonium compound efflux SMR transporter SugE: MAWIVLFVAGLMEVGWAIGLKYTEGFTRPVPSVLTLACMAGSILLLGLALKSLPIGTAYAVWTGIGAVGTAILGIALFGEPATAARLACIGLIVAGIVGLKLVTGSA, from the coding sequence ATGGCCTGGATCGTGCTGTTCGTCGCCGGCCTCATGGAAGTGGGCTGGGCGATCGGCCTCAAATATACCGAGGGCTTTACGCGGCCCGTTCCCTCCGTCCTGACGCTCGCCTGCATGGCGGGCAGTATCCTCCTGCTCGGGCTTGCCTTGAAATCACTGCCGATCGGAACCGCCTATGCGGTGTGGACCGGGATCGGCGCGGTCGGAACGGCGATCCTGGGCATCGCGCTGTTCGGCGAGCCGGCGACCGCCGCCCGCCTCGCCTGCATCGGCCTGATCGTCGCCGGCATCGTCGGTCTCAAGCTCGTCACCGGATCAGCGTAG
- a CDS encoding inorganic phosphate transporter: MDASLGLPILIFLIAVALLFDFLNGLHDAANSIATIVSTRVLRPQYAVIWAAFFNFVAFLVFGLHVANTIGKGIIEPDVVDATVIFAALVGAIVWNLITWALGIPSSSSHALIGGLVGAGMAKAGISAAVWSGLSKTLLAIVLSPLVGFLLALVLVAIVSWLSVRSTPFAVDRAFRILQFASASLYSLGHGGNDAQKTMGIIAVLLYSQGHLGADFNIPFWVVISCQAAMGLGTLMGGWRIVRTMGLRITKLTPMQGFCAETGGAATLFMATFLGVPVSTTHTITGAIVGVGAARRVSAVRWNVASSIVYAWVITIPASGIVAALTYWAALALR; encoded by the coding sequence GTGGACGCCTCCCTTGGCCTTCCGATTCTGATCTTTCTGATCGCAGTCGCGCTGCTGTTCGATTTCCTCAACGGACTGCACGACGCCGCCAATTCGATCGCCACGATCGTATCGACCCGCGTGCTGCGCCCGCAATACGCGGTGATCTGGGCCGCGTTCTTCAATTTCGTTGCGTTTCTGGTCTTCGGGCTGCACGTCGCCAACACGATCGGCAAGGGGATCATCGAGCCTGATGTCGTGGACGCGACCGTCATCTTCGCGGCGCTGGTCGGCGCCATCGTCTGGAACCTGATCACCTGGGCGCTCGGCATTCCCTCGTCGAGCTCGCACGCGCTGATCGGCGGACTGGTCGGTGCCGGCATGGCCAAGGCCGGCATTTCCGCGGCGGTCTGGAGCGGCCTGTCAAAGACGCTGCTGGCGATCGTGCTGTCGCCGCTGGTCGGCTTTCTGCTGGCGCTGGTGCTGGTGGCGATCGTGTCCTGGCTGTCGGTGCGCTCGACGCCGTTCGCGGTCGACCGCGCCTTCCGCATCCTGCAATTCGCCTCGGCGTCGCTCTATTCGCTCGGCCATGGCGGCAACGATGCGCAGAAGACCATGGGCATCATCGCTGTGCTCCTGTATTCGCAGGGCCATCTCGGCGCCGATTTCAACATCCCGTTCTGGGTCGTGATCTCCTGCCAGGCGGCGATGGGCCTCGGCACGCTGATGGGGGGATGGCGGATCGTCCGCACCATGGGGCTGCGGATCACCAAGCTGACGCCGATGCAGGGCTTTTGCGCCGAAACCGGCGGGGCGGCGACCCTGTTCATGGCGACCTTTCTCGGGGTTCCCGTCTCCACGACCCACACCATTACCGGCGCCATTGTCGGCGTCGGCGCCGCACGGCGGGTATCGGCGGTGCGCTGGAATGTGGCGAGCTCGATCGTTTATGCCTGGGTGATCACCATTCCGGCGTCCGGGATCGTGGCCGCGCTGACCTACTGGGCCGCGCTGGCGCTACGCTGA
- a CDS encoding NnrU family protein has protein sequence MGLLVLILGLIVFFGVHTITIQRKLRAQIIAATGEGGYKIGYTLASFTGLALIIWGFAKYRATGWIDVWNPPVAFKHITVALMLPAVILVVASYIRGRIYTTLKHPMLTGIKLWAAAHLLANGDLGSIILFGSFLAWAVYDRISLKSRTDAGGPPIPVGGPGNDLIAVAVGLVAYLALAFAFHPVVIGVPVVGA, from the coding sequence ATGGGACTGCTGGTGTTGATCCTGGGCCTGATCGTGTTCTTTGGCGTCCACACGATCACGATCCAGCGCAAGCTGCGTGCGCAGATTATCGCTGCGACGGGCGAGGGCGGCTACAAGATCGGCTATACGCTGGCCTCATTCACAGGCCTCGCGCTGATCATCTGGGGCTTTGCCAAGTATCGCGCGACGGGCTGGATCGACGTCTGGAACCCGCCGGTGGCGTTCAAGCACATCACGGTGGCCTTGATGCTGCCCGCGGTCATTCTCGTGGTTGCGTCCTATATCCGCGGCCGGATCTACACGACGCTGAAACATCCGATGCTGACCGGCATCAAGCTGTGGGCGGCGGCGCACCTTCTCGCCAATGGCGATCTCGGCTCGATCATCCTGTTCGGCTCGTTCCTCGCCTGGGCGGTCTATGACCGCATCTCGCTTAAATCCCGTACCGACGCCGGCGGACCGCCGATACCCGTCGGTGGTCCCGGCAACGATTTGATCGCAGTCGCGGTCGGTCTCGTTGCCTATCTGGCGCTCGCCTTCGCGTTCCATCCGGTCGTGATCGGCGTCCCCGTGGTTGGAGCTTAA
- a CDS encoding branched-chain amino acid ABC transporter permease: protein MSALTDDTLPVTPRAMRDEMTVFAGMAVLLGLVPLTGIYPFFVMQALCFALLACAFNLLIGYGGLLSFGHAMFLGTAGYCSAHALKVWGVSPELGILVGVAGAAALSVVTGFISIRRQGIYFSMITLALSQLLFFVYLQAPFTHGEDGIQGIPQGYLFGVFNLAKPTVLYYVVLAGFLGGFLLIYRTINSPFGEVLKSIRENEPRAISLGYKTDQYKLLAFILSGTIAGFAGSLKVFVAQNASLTDVHWTMSGEIVLMTLVGGLGTIFGPVVGAFVIIAMQQYLAGFGQWVTVIQGVIFVACVLTFRRGIIGEIAHYFRRSL, encoded by the coding sequence ATGAGCGCATTGACTGACGACACACTCCCCGTAACGCCGCGCGCCATGCGCGACGAAATGACCGTATTCGCCGGGATGGCGGTGCTGCTCGGGCTCGTGCCGCTGACCGGCATCTACCCGTTCTTCGTCATGCAGGCCTTGTGCTTTGCGCTGCTGGCCTGCGCCTTCAACCTCCTGATCGGCTATGGCGGCCTGTTGTCGTTCGGCCACGCCATGTTCTTAGGCACGGCCGGCTACTGCTCGGCGCATGCGCTCAAGGTCTGGGGCGTCTCGCCCGAACTTGGAATTCTGGTCGGCGTCGCCGGCGCTGCGGCGCTCTCCGTCGTCACCGGCTTCATCTCCATTCGGCGGCAGGGCATCTACTTCTCGATGATCACGCTGGCGCTGTCGCAGCTCCTGTTCTTCGTCTACCTGCAAGCGCCGTTTACCCATGGCGAAGACGGCATCCAGGGCATTCCGCAGGGCTATCTGTTCGGGGTGTTCAACCTCGCCAAGCCGACGGTGCTTTACTACGTGGTGCTAGCCGGTTTCCTCGGCGGCTTCCTCTTGATCTACCGCACCATCAACTCGCCGTTCGGCGAGGTCTTGAAGTCGATCCGCGAGAACGAGCCGCGTGCGATTTCGCTGGGCTACAAGACCGACCAGTACAAGCTGCTCGCCTTCATCCTGTCCGGGACGATTGCGGGCTTTGCCGGGTCGCTGAAAGTGTTCGTGGCGCAAAATGCCTCGCTCACCGACGTGCACTGGACGATGTCGGGCGAAATCGTGCTGATGACGCTGGTCGGCGGCCTCGGCACCATCTTCGGCCCGGTGGTCGGTGCCTTCGTGATCATTGCCATGCAGCAATATCTGGCCGGCTTCGGCCAGTGGGTGACGGTGATCCAGGGCGTCATCTTCGTCGCCTGCGTGCTGACCTTCCGACGCGGCATCATCGGCGAAATTGCCCATTATTTCCGCCGGTCCCTGTAA
- a CDS encoding DUF47 domain-containing protein: protein MLRWFRAFLPKEERFFDLFARHAHTVVQGALALQDMLRGGEETPVFCQRVNQFENDADGITREVLTAVRRTFITPFDRGDIKNLITAMDDAIDQMQQTAKAVVLFEVRSFEPPMREIATLLVECANLVSKAIPLMQSIGANVAMLTAITEEIGKLEGRIDDLHDIGLKELFLKHRNGNSMDFVVGAEIYKHLEKVSDRFDDVANEINSIVIEQV from the coding sequence ATGCTTCGCTGGTTTCGTGCCTTTTTGCCCAAGGAGGAGCGGTTTTTCGACCTGTTTGCCCGGCATGCCCACACGGTCGTGCAGGGCGCGCTGGCGTTGCAGGATATGCTCCGCGGCGGCGAGGAGACGCCGGTATTCTGCCAGCGCGTCAATCAGTTCGAAAACGATGCCGACGGCATTACCCGGGAGGTACTGACCGCCGTCCGCCGTACCTTCATCACCCCGTTCGATCGCGGCGACATCAAGAACCTGATCACGGCGATGGATGATGCCATCGACCAGATGCAGCAGACCGCGAAAGCGGTGGTGCTGTTCGAAGTCCGCTCGTTCGAGCCGCCGATGCGGGAAATCGCCACGCTGCTCGTCGAATGCGCCAATCTCGTCAGCAAGGCGATTCCCTTGATGCAATCGATCGGCGCCAACGTCGCGATGCTGACCGCCATCACGGAGGAAATCGGCAAGCTGGAGGGCCGCATCGACGACCTCCACGACATCGGGTTGAAGGAGCTGTTCCTCAAGCACCGCAACGGCAATTCGATGGACTTCGTCGTCGGCGCCGAGATCTACAAGCATCTGGAAAAGGTTTCCGACCGCTTCGACGACGTCGCCAACGAAATCAACTCGATCGTGATCGAACAGGTATGA
- a CDS encoding class I adenylate-forming enzyme family protein, which translates to MDWSQHAIPPMRLEPRFGDRIVPVFCERPRGIAAMVADAVARNGDGEALVCGATRMTWREVAQRSAQIAAGFQKLGLQRGDRVAVLLGNRVEFVLTMLGAAHAGLVTVLLSTRQQKPEIAYVLTDCGAKLLVHEAALAGRVPDAGDIPEVTHRIAVDDDPRLSRFSELADNAPLAAPVEVGEEDTAMILYTSGTTGRPKGAMLAHCTIIHSAMVFVAGMKLTEADRSIAAVPLGHVTGVVANVMTMVRCAGTLIIMPEFKAAEYLKLAARERVTYTVMVPAMYNLCLLQPDFDSYDLSSWRIGGFGGAPMPIATIEKLDAKIPGLKLMNCYGATETTSPSTMMPGELTASHIDSVGLPCPGAQIVVMDAEGRELPRGEIGEIWIHSGSVIKGYWNNPKATAESFTAGFWHSGDLGSIDAENFVRVFDRQKDMINRGGLKIYSAEVESVLAGHPDVVESAIIAKPCPVLGERVHAVVVTRNPVASEALRTWCAERLSDYKVPETMDLRTEPLPRNANGKVMKRQLRETMTHLKAD; encoded by the coding sequence ATGGACTGGTCCCAGCACGCCATTCCGCCAATGCGGCTCGAGCCGCGCTTCGGCGACCGGATCGTCCCAGTGTTTTGCGAGCGGCCCCGGGGTATTGCGGCAATGGTGGCCGACGCCGTGGCGCGAAACGGCGATGGCGAAGCGCTGGTGTGTGGCGCCACGCGCATGACTTGGCGAGAAGTCGCGCAGCGATCGGCGCAAATCGCGGCAGGTTTCCAGAAACTCGGCCTGCAGCGCGGCGACCGTGTCGCGGTGCTGCTCGGTAACCGCGTCGAATTCGTGCTGACGATGCTCGGCGCGGCGCATGCCGGGCTGGTGACGGTCCTGCTTTCGACCCGCCAGCAAAAGCCGGAGATCGCCTATGTGTTGACCGATTGCGGCGCAAAGCTTTTGGTCCACGAAGCCGCGCTGGCAGGCCGCGTGCCTGATGCGGGCGATATTCCCGAGGTCACGCACCGGATCGCCGTCGACGACGATCCGCGTCTCTCGCGCTTTTCAGAGCTGGCCGACAACGCGCCGTTGGCCGCACCGGTCGAGGTCGGCGAAGAGGACACCGCGATGATCCTCTACACCTCGGGCACCACCGGGCGGCCCAAGGGCGCGATGCTCGCCCATTGCACGATCATCCATTCTGCGATGGTGTTCGTGGCGGGCATGAAGCTCACCGAGGCGGACCGTTCGATTGCAGCGGTGCCGCTCGGCCACGTCACGGGCGTCGTTGCCAACGTCATGACCATGGTGCGCTGTGCCGGCACGCTGATCATCATGCCCGAGTTCAAGGCGGCGGAATATCTCAAGCTGGCCGCGCGCGAGCGTGTCACCTACACCGTGATGGTGCCGGCGATGTACAACCTCTGCCTGCTGCAGCCGGACTTCGACAGCTACGATCTGTCGAGCTGGCGGATCGGTGGCTTCGGCGGCGCGCCGATGCCGATTGCCACCATTGAGAAGCTCGATGCCAAAATTCCCGGCCTCAAGCTGATGAATTGCTACGGCGCGACCGAGACGACATCGCCCTCGACCATGATGCCGGGCGAACTGACCGCAAGCCATATCGACAGCGTCGGCTTGCCCTGTCCCGGCGCACAGATCGTCGTGATGGATGCCGAGGGCCGCGAGCTGCCGCGCGGCGAGATCGGCGAAATCTGGATCCACAGCGGCTCCGTCATCAAAGGCTATTGGAATAATCCGAAGGCGACGGCGGAGAGTTTTACGGCCGGCTTCTGGCATTCCGGCGATCTCGGCTCGATCGATGCTGAGAATTTCGTCCGCGTGTTCGACCGGCAGAAGGACATGATCAACCGCGGCGGCCTGAAGATCTATTCGGCGGAGGTCGAATCGGTGCTGGCCGGCCACCCAGATGTTGTCGAGAGCGCGATCATCGCCAAACCGTGTCCGGTGCTGGGCGAGCGCGTGCACGCCGTCGTCGTAACGCGCAATCCCGTTGCCAGCGAGGCGCTGCGCACTTGGTGTGCCGAACGGCTGTCCGACTACAAGGTGCCGGAAACCATGGATCTGCGCACCGAGCCGCTACCGCGCAACGCCAATGGCAAGGTGATGAAACGGCAGCTCCGCGAGACCATGACCCACCTGAAGGCCGACTAA
- a CDS encoding peptide chain release factor 3: MSDIAVSAESPSRSPLAEEVARRRTFAIISHPDAGKTTLTEKLLLFGGAINLAGQVKAKGERRNTRSDWMKIERERGISVVTSVMTFEFQDLVFNLLDTPGHEDFSEDTYRTLTAVDSAVMVIDAAKGIEARTRKLFEVCRLRDIPIITFINKMDRESRDTFELLDEIEKTLALDTTPMTWPVGRGRDFLGTYDVVNGGVRLLEGGGAKTGATEQIDIADLAGRNANLDVGQVKEELELVSEACKPFDLDAFREGHLTPVYFGSALRNFGVGDLLEGLGKFAPAPRAQDSNIRKVEAAEPRMSAFVFKIQANMDPNHRDRIAFARLCSGKLSRGMKAKLVRTGKNMSLSSPQFFFAQDRSVADEAFAGDVVGIPNHGTLRIGDTLTEGEDITFVGVPSFAPEIVRRVRLTDAMKAKKLKEALQQMSEEGVVQVFRPRDGAPALVGVVGPLQLDVLKARLDAEYSLPVEFEVSEFQLARWVSSDDRKKLDAFIAANGSGIADDVDGDPVFMAKNEFYLGYTRERAEGINFSNVKDVKKKA; this comes from the coding sequence ATGTCCGACATCGCCGTATCAGCCGAATCGCCGTCCCGCTCGCCGCTTGCAGAGGAAGTGGCGCGCCGCCGCACGTTTGCGATCATCTCCCACCCGGACGCCGGCAAGACTACGCTGACCGAAAAGCTGCTGCTGTTCGGCGGCGCCATCAACCTGGCGGGGCAGGTCAAGGCCAAGGGCGAGCGGCGCAACACCCGTTCCGACTGGATGAAGATCGAGCGCGAGCGCGGCATCTCGGTCGTGACCTCCGTGATGACGTTCGAGTTCCAGGACCTCGTCTTCAATCTGCTGGATACGCCGGGCCACGAGGACTTTTCGGAAGACACCTACCGCACACTGACCGCGGTCGATTCCGCCGTCATGGTGATCGACGCCGCCAAGGGCATCGAGGCGCGGACGCGAAAATTGTTCGAGGTGTGCCGGCTGCGCGACATTCCGATCATCACCTTCATCAACAAGATGGACCGCGAGAGCCGCGATACGTTCGAGCTGTTGGACGAGATCGAAAAGACGCTGGCGCTCGACACCACGCCGATGACCTGGCCGGTCGGCCGCGGCCGCGACTTCCTCGGCACCTACGACGTCGTCAATGGCGGCGTGCGGCTGCTGGAAGGCGGCGGCGCCAAGACCGGCGCGACCGAGCAGATCGATATCGCCGATCTCGCCGGCCGCAATGCCAATCTGGATGTCGGGCAGGTTAAGGAAGAGCTGGAGCTGGTCTCGGAAGCCTGCAAGCCGTTCGATCTCGATGCGTTTCGCGAGGGACATCTGACGCCGGTCTATTTCGGCAGCGCGCTGCGCAATTTCGGCGTCGGCGATCTGCTCGAGGGTCTCGGCAAGTTCGCGCCGGCGCCGCGGGCGCAGGATTCGAACATTCGCAAGGTTGAGGCCGCGGAGCCGCGGATGAGCGCCTTCGTGTTCAAAATCCAGGCCAACATGGATCCCAACCACCGCGACCGCATCGCGTTTGCGCGCCTCTGCTCCGGCAAGCTCAGCCGCGGCATGAAGGCAAAACTGGTGCGGACCGGCAAGAACATGTCGCTGTCGTCGCCGCAGTTCTTCTTCGCCCAGGACCGTTCGGTGGCGGACGAAGCCTTTGCCGGCGACGTCGTCGGCATTCCGAACCACGGCACGCTGCGGATCGGCGATACCTTGACCGAAGGCGAAGACATCACCTTCGTCGGCGTTCCCAGCTTCGCGCCGGAAATTGTTCGCCGCGTTCGCCTGACGGATGCGATGAAGGCGAAGAAGCTGAAAGAGGCCCTGCAGCAGATGTCGGAAGAAGGCGTCGTGCAGGTATTCCGGCCGCGCGACGGCGCGCCGGCGCTGGTCGGCGTTGTCGGCCCGCTGCAGCTCGACGTGCTCAAGGCGCGGCTGGACGCCGAATATTCGCTGCCGGTGGAATTTGAAGTGTCGGAGTTCCAGCTCGCGCGCTGGGTCTCGTCCGATGACCGCAAAAAGCTCGACGCCTTCATTGCCGCCAATGGTTCGGGGATCGCCGACGATGTCGATGGCGATCCGGTGTTCATGGCCAAGAACGAGTTCTATCTCGGCTACACCCGCGAGCGCGCCGAGGGGATCAATTTCTCCAACGTCAAAGACGTGAAGAAGAAGGCCTGA
- the der gene encoding ribosome biogenesis GTPase Der — protein MSFTIAIIGRPNVGKSTLFNRLVGQKLALVDDEPGVTRDRREGQARLGDLEFTVIDTAGLDEGAKGSLTARMQEQTETAIGLADALMFVIDARAGLTPNDRAFADFARRANKPVVLVANKSEGKHGEIGAMESYALGLGDPVQISAEHGEGMGELYDALAALMPEPSDEAEDLDDAAVSDEDLARRPIRVAIVGRPNAGKSTLINHLLGEERLLTSAEAGTTRDSIAVEISWQGRDFRVFDTAGLRRRSRIEEKLEKLSVADALRAVRFAEVVVMMMDAQHRFEEQDLRIADLIEREGRAIVLAVNKWDLMERKPHLISQLRSDADHWLPQVKGAPIVAVSGLMGEGIDRLMKAIQDAYAVWNKRVPTAALNRWFEQAVDANPPPAVSGRRLKLNYITQTKGRPPSFVLFCSRADAVPQSYLRYLTNSLREAFELPGTPIRITLREKANPFAHKRKRPS, from the coding sequence ATGTCCTTTACGATTGCCATTATCGGCCGGCCCAACGTCGGCAAGTCGACGCTGTTCAACCGGCTGGTCGGGCAGAAGCTTGCGCTGGTCGACGACGAGCCTGGTGTGACCCGCGATCGCCGCGAGGGGCAGGCGCGTCTCGGCGATCTCGAATTCACCGTGATCGATACCGCGGGCCTCGACGAAGGCGCCAAGGGCTCACTGACCGCGCGGATGCAGGAGCAGACGGAGACCGCGATCGGCCTCGCCGATGCCCTGATGTTCGTGATCGACGCTCGCGCCGGGCTGACGCCGAACGATCGCGCCTTTGCCGATTTCGCGCGCCGCGCCAACAAGCCGGTGGTGCTGGTCGCCAACAAGAGCGAGGGCAAGCACGGCGAAATCGGCGCGATGGAATCCTATGCGCTCGGGCTCGGCGATCCCGTGCAGATTTCCGCCGAGCACGGCGAGGGCATGGGCGAACTCTACGACGCGCTCGCCGCGCTGATGCCGGAGCCGTCGGACGAGGCCGAAGATCTCGATGACGCTGCTGTGTCGGACGAGGATCTCGCGCGGCGACCGATCCGCGTTGCGATCGTCGGCCGTCCCAATGCCGGGAAGTCCACGCTAATCAACCATCTGCTCGGCGAAGAGCGACTGCTCACCAGCGCCGAAGCCGGCACCACGCGCGATTCCATCGCGGTGGAGATCAGCTGGCAGGGCCGCGATTTCCGCGTGTTCGATACCGCGGGCCTCAGGCGCCGCTCGCGGATCGAGGAAAAGCTGGAGAAATTGTCGGTGGCGGACGCGCTGCGCGCGGTGCGCTTTGCCGAGGTCGTGGTGATGATGATGGACGCGCAGCACCGCTTCGAGGAGCAGGACCTGCGCATCGCCGACCTGATCGAGCGCGAGGGGCGCGCCATCGTGCTCGCGGTCAACAAATGGGACCTGATGGAGCGCAAGCCGCATCTGATTTCTCAGCTGCGCAGCGATGCCGATCACTGGCTGCCGCAGGTCAAAGGCGCGCCTATCGTCGCCGTGTCGGGCTTGATGGGCGAGGGCATCGACCGTCTGATGAAGGCGATCCAGGACGCCTACGCCGTCTGGAACAAGCGCGTGCCGACGGCCGCACTCAATCGCTGGTTCGAGCAGGCGGTCGACGCCAATCCGCCGCCCGCGGTGTCGGGGCGCCGGCTGAAGCTGAACTACATCACGCAGACCAAGGGGCGTCCGCCAAGCTTCGTGCTGTTCTGCTCGCGCGCCGATGCCGTGCCGCAATCCTATTTGCGCTATCTCACCAACAGCCTGCGCGAGGCATTTGAGCTGCCGGGAACGCCGATCCGCATCACGCTGCGCGAAAAGGCCAATCCGTTCGCCCACAAGCGCAAGCGGCCGTCATGA